The proteins below come from a single Corynebacterium glyciniphilum AJ 3170 genomic window:
- a CDS encoding LLM class flavin-dependent oxidoreductase, with protein sequence MDFGIFTIGDLTPDPTTGRAPDAHERISATVEYARKAEEVGLDVFATGEHHNPPFVAPANPPILMAYLAAQTEKIRFSTATTLITTNDPVRLAEDYAYVQHLTGGRVDVMMGRGNTGPVYPWFGKDIRKGIPLAVENYHLLRTLWRQEDVSWKGEFRTPLQNFTSMPRPLDDTPPFVWHGSIRSPEIAEQAAYYGDGFFHNHIFWNIEHTATMVNTYRQRFEYYGHGAADQAIVGLGGQVFIGETEKKAKEFFRPYFDNAPVYGHGPSMEDFTRMTPLTVGTVDQVIERYLSYADAVGDYQRQMFLVDHAGLPKDVVLEQIEILGTEVVPVLRRELEARRPAHVPSGPPTHESLVAAGMNDPFHDVEPVKERSQQ encoded by the coding sequence ATGGACTTCGGAATCTTCACCATCGGTGACCTCACCCCAGACCCAACGACCGGCCGGGCACCTGATGCGCATGAACGGATCTCGGCGACGGTGGAGTACGCCAGGAAAGCCGAGGAGGTTGGCCTGGATGTCTTCGCCACTGGTGAGCACCACAACCCTCCGTTCGTCGCCCCGGCGAACCCGCCGATTCTCATGGCGTACCTGGCGGCACAGACCGAGAAGATCCGGTTCTCCACCGCTACGACGCTGATCACCACCAACGATCCGGTGCGTCTGGCAGAGGACTACGCCTACGTTCAGCACCTCACCGGTGGGCGCGTGGACGTGATGATGGGCCGGGGCAATACTGGCCCGGTGTACCCGTGGTTCGGTAAGGACATTCGCAAGGGCATTCCGTTGGCGGTGGAGAACTACCATCTGCTCCGCACCTTGTGGAGGCAGGAGGACGTGTCGTGGAAGGGTGAGTTCCGTACGCCGTTGCAGAACTTCACCTCGATGCCCCGTCCTCTGGACGACACCCCGCCGTTCGTGTGGCACGGCTCGATCCGGTCGCCGGAGATCGCGGAACAGGCCGCTTATTACGGTGACGGCTTCTTCCACAACCATATTTTCTGGAATATCGAGCACACCGCGACTATGGTGAACACCTACCGGCAACGATTCGAGTATTACGGGCACGGAGCTGCGGACCAGGCGATTGTGGGTCTGGGTGGCCAGGTATTCATCGGGGAGACCGAGAAGAAGGCCAAGGAGTTCTTCCGTCCGTACTTCGACAATGCCCCGGTCTACGGGCACGGCCCGAGCATGGAAGACTTCACCCGGATGACCCCGCTCACCGTCGGAACGGTGGACCAGGTCATTGAACGCTACCTCAGCTATGCCGACGCCGTCGGCGACTACCAGCGCCAGATGTTCCTGGTGGACCACGCTGGACTGCCGAAAGACGTCGTTCTCGAGCAGATCGAGATCCTTGGTACCGAGGTTGTTCCCGTGCTGCGGCGCGAACTCGAGGCTCGGCGTCCTGCCCATGTGCCCAGCGGGCCGCCGACGCATGAGTCCCTCGTAGCGGCAGGAATGAATGATCCGTTCCACGACGTTGAACCCGTGAAGGAGAGGAGCCAACAGTGA